One Thalassotalea sediminis DNA segment encodes these proteins:
- a CDS encoding RNA polymerase sigma factor yields the protein MNKSLELPSLQRDHRITVTTGKTNDLDLQKIFTEWMTEHEKLLRHIITGFEAKPALQDELFQEIALNIWRALPKFRHDSAVKTFVARIAHNVLATHVAKAVRTVKADHDLSDMPQDVEQDHQQPTPYQSLDQQQRQRKLAQAIRQLKLEQQQVITLALEGMSYQEVADVLSITTNLVGVRLQRAKAALSELLGAEK from the coding sequence GTGAATAAATCGTTAGAATTACCGTCATTACAACGAGATCACCGTATAACGGTGACGACTGGGAAAACTAACGATTTGGATCTTCAAAAAATATTCACTGAATGGATGACGGAGCACGAAAAGCTGCTTCGTCATATTATTACCGGTTTTGAAGCAAAACCTGCTTTACAAGATGAGCTTTTTCAAGAGATTGCTCTGAATATTTGGCGAGCATTACCTAAATTTCGCCATGATTCAGCCGTGAAAACATTTGTTGCGCGTATCGCACATAATGTTTTGGCAACACATGTCGCCAAAGCTGTGCGTACTGTGAAAGCAGATCACGATCTTAGTGACATGCCACAAGATGTTGAACAAGATCATCAACAACCAACACCATACCAATCTCTGGATCAACAGCAACGACAACGCAAACTAGCGCAGGCTATTCGTCAGTTAAAATTAGAACAACAGCAAGTGATAACGTTGGCATTGGAAGGTATGAGTTATCAAGAAGTTGCCGATGTACTGTCTATTACCACAAATTTAGTAGGTGTACGGTTGCAACGCGCGAAAGCAGCACTTAGTGAGTTGCTAGGGGCAGAAAAATAA
- a CDS encoding TIGR02285 family protein yields MNLIVKSWILGIILFITSANSEAKETIIWRVLDWPPFYILHGPDKGQGIYDVILNNITAKMPHYHHKKVVMNTQRLLAEFAKKTKVCSASALANTPAILSKVNSFLLPHQLIYHKDDFPSFSLQASISLTRLLKNEKIKLGIATQRYPQIINDIIQKNQTNTNILRQNNYNSLVRMFFRRRFDALIEYPPVINYSKHQLGLSLNSQSIAIKEISSLKYLSVHFACSDSPWGKDVINAIDRLLVQEATSENYLPSRLRWYERNDKDALKTYYLDHYLNDKKTPSLVTKTTEGEFDK; encoded by the coding sequence TTGAATTTAATAGTAAAAAGTTGGATTTTAGGGATAATACTATTCATCACAAGTGCCAACTCAGAGGCAAAGGAAACCATTATTTGGCGAGTGTTAGACTGGCCACCATTTTATATATTGCATGGTCCAGATAAAGGACAAGGGATTTATGACGTAATCCTTAACAATATCACCGCGAAAATGCCACACTACCATCATAAAAAAGTGGTGATGAATACCCAACGGTTATTGGCGGAATTTGCAAAAAAAACCAAGGTTTGTTCAGCGTCTGCACTCGCTAATACCCCAGCAATATTATCGAAAGTAAATAGCTTTTTATTACCGCACCAACTTATTTATCATAAAGACGACTTTCCTAGTTTTTCTCTGCAAGCGTCAATTTCACTGACTAGGCTACTTAAAAATGAGAAAATAAAACTCGGTATTGCAACGCAACGGTATCCACAGATAATCAATGATATTATTCAAAAAAATCAAACGAATACAAATATATTGCGACAAAACAATTACAATAGTTTAGTCCGCATGTTTTTTCGTCGTCGTTTTGATGCGTTAATCGAATATCCACCTGTGATCAATTATTCAAAACATCAACTAGGTTTGTCACTTAATAGCCAAAGCATCGCGATAAAAGAAATATCATCGCTTAAGTATTTATCGGTTCATTTTGCATGTTCAGACAGTCCATGGGGGAAAGACGTTATCAATGCCATTGATCGGTTATTAGTACAAGAAGCAACTTCTGAAAACTATTTGCCGTCACGATTGCGTTGGTATGAACGGAATGATAAAGACGCATTGAAAACCTATTATTTAGACCATTATCTTAACGATAAAAAAACGCCTTCACTCGTCACTAAAACAACTGAAGGCGAATTCGATAAATAA
- the ribD gene encoding bifunctional diaminohydroxyphosphoribosylaminopyrimidine deaminase/5-amino-6-(5-phosphoribosylamino)uracil reductase RibD has translation MTKTFSQADYRYMTRAIVLAKKGVYTTSPNPRVGCVIVKDDEVVGEGWHQQAGHAHAEVNALAQAGEMAKGATAYVTLEPCSHFGRTPPCAQGLIKAGVTKVIAAMVDPNPQVSGNGLAMLAQAGIETLQGLLETDAKALNVGFISLMTKGRPYVRCKLAASLDGKTAMASGESQWITSQAARSDVQRLRAQSCAVVSGADSILHDNARMTVRWAELGSLKHQYQEKDVRQPVRVIIDSKNRLSPALAIFSIEAPIVILTTQLENSHQWPHFVEHIILPKSQCGQYVDLDAALKALAEKGLNDILVESGMQLAGAFIEQGLVDELVLYQAPKLLGHAGKGLVNFPHVDTLKQAKSLVIKDVAMVGHDIKIVANFNRET, from the coding sequence ATGACTAAGACCTTTTCGCAAGCAGACTATCGCTATATGACGAGAGCAATCGTGCTCGCTAAAAAGGGGGTATACACAACGTCACCTAATCCCCGTGTTGGTTGTGTAATCGTTAAGGATGATGAAGTTGTTGGTGAAGGTTGGCATCAACAAGCAGGCCATGCGCATGCTGAGGTAAATGCGTTGGCACAAGCAGGAGAAATGGCAAAAGGCGCTACCGCGTATGTAACACTAGAGCCGTGTTCTCATTTCGGCAGAACACCACCTTGCGCGCAAGGTTTAATTAAGGCAGGTGTGACGAAAGTGATTGCAGCGATGGTCGATCCAAACCCGCAAGTGTCAGGTAATGGCCTTGCTATGCTGGCGCAAGCGGGGATAGAAACCTTACAAGGTTTACTGGAGACTGATGCCAAGGCACTCAACGTAGGTTTTATTTCTTTAATGACAAAAGGGCGACCCTATGTGCGTTGTAAGTTAGCAGCAAGTCTTGATGGAAAAACCGCTATGGCTTCAGGTGAGAGTCAATGGATAACCTCACAAGCTGCGCGTAGCGATGTTCAGAGACTTAGAGCTCAAAGTTGTGCTGTTGTCAGTGGTGCTGACTCTATTTTACATGATAATGCTCGTATGACGGTAAGATGGGCAGAATTAGGCAGTTTGAAACATCAATACCAAGAGAAAGATGTGCGACAACCGGTACGCGTGATCATTGACTCAAAAAACCGTTTATCGCCAGCGTTGGCAATTTTTAGTATCGAAGCACCAATTGTCATTTTAACGACTCAACTTGAAAACAGCCACCAATGGCCTCATTTTGTTGAACATATTATCTTGCCGAAATCACAATGTGGTCAATATGTTGATCTTGATGCAGCATTAAAAGCCCTTGCTGAAAAAGGGCTGAATGACATACTCGTTGAATCAGGTATGCAACTCGCTGGGGCGTTTATTGAGCAAGGTCTTGTTGATGAACTGGTACTATATCAAGCACCTAAGTTGCTTGGTCATGCAGGTAAAGGACTCGTTAATTTTCCTCATGTCGACACGTTAAAACAAGCAAAATCGTTAGTTATTAAAGACGTTGCCATGGTGGGGCACGATATTAAAATCGTGGCGAATTTTAACCGTGAAACCTAG
- a CDS encoding ABC transporter ATP-binding protein: MIEVHDLHKAFKTKKQVVTALDGLSFQAKDGEITGILGPNGAGKTTCLRTLYGLLAADQGYAKIDGIAVTENPLAARANLGIFPDKFGLYERLTAYEQIDYFASLHGLHGDKKKQAIETILTDLDMQDLAHRKSAGFSQGQRMKVTLAQALVHQPQNFVLDEPTRGLDVMSTRVLRTYLNKFKEKGHCILFSSHVMQEVAALCDRVVIVANGKLAAQGTPQELCDLAGETQLEEAFVKLIGSDEGVAA, translated from the coding sequence ATGATTGAAGTACATGATTTACATAAAGCTTTTAAAACGAAAAAGCAGGTTGTTACTGCTTTAGATGGGCTATCTTTTCAAGCAAAAGATGGTGAAATCACTGGGATTTTAGGTCCAAATGGTGCAGGAAAAACAACGTGCTTACGAACACTCTATGGGTTACTTGCTGCTGATCAAGGATATGCAAAAATAGATGGTATAGCCGTAACTGAAAACCCTCTGGCTGCCCGCGCAAATTTAGGGATATTTCCAGATAAATTCGGTTTATATGAACGGTTAACTGCGTATGAACAAATTGACTATTTCGCTAGCTTACATGGTCTACATGGAGATAAGAAAAAACAAGCAATTGAGACCATACTGACAGACTTAGATATGCAAGATCTAGCGCATCGTAAATCAGCGGGTTTTTCGCAAGGGCAAAGAATGAAGGTCACATTAGCTCAAGCGTTAGTACATCAACCGCAAAACTTTGTATTGGATGAGCCAACACGAGGTTTAGATGTCATGAGTACCCGCGTGTTAAGAACTTACTTAAACAAATTTAAGGAAAAGGGCCATTGTATTTTGTTTTCTTCACATGTGATGCAAGAAGTTGCGGCACTTTGTGACCGTGTAGTTATCGTGGCGAATGGTAAATTAGCTGCACAGGGTACACCACAAGAATTGTGTGATTTAGCCGGTGAAACTCAATTAGAAGAAGCTTTTGTGAAACTTATTGGTTCAGACGAAGGAGTAGCGGCATGA
- the glyA gene encoding serine hydroxymethyltransferase, producing MLTRDMNIADFDAELWQSMTDETIRQEEHIELIASENYCSPRVLEAQGSQLTNKYAEGYPGKRYYGGCEFVDKAEALAIERAKELFGADYANVQPHAGSQANAAVFQALVSPGGKVLGMSLAHGGHLTHGSHVNFSGKSYEAFQYGLDPETGDIDYVEMERLAQEHKPEMIIGGFSAFSGVVDWARMRKIADSVGAYFMVDMAHVAGLIAAGLYPNPVPHAHVVTTTTHKTLAGPRGGLIVSGCGDEDVYKKLNSAVFPGGQGGPLMHVIAAKAVAFKEALQPEFKVYQQQVLDNAKAMVEVLQERGYKVVSNGTENHLLLLDLIDKDITGKDADAALGRAHITVNKNSVPNDPRSPFVTSGLRLGTPAITRRGFGIEETKALTGWICDILDDINNEATIAAVQEKVKEVCARLPVYA from the coding sequence ATGCTTACTCGTGATATGAATATTGCCGATTTTGACGCTGAATTATGGCAGTCAATGACTGACGAAACCATTCGTCAAGAAGAGCACATCGAACTCATTGCTTCTGAAAACTACTGTAGTCCTCGTGTGCTAGAAGCCCAAGGTTCGCAGTTGACAAACAAATATGCTGAAGGTTATCCCGGTAAGCGTTACTACGGTGGTTGTGAATTTGTTGATAAAGCCGAAGCGTTAGCTATTGAAAGAGCCAAAGAATTATTTGGTGCTGACTATGCAAACGTGCAACCACATGCAGGCTCACAAGCTAATGCGGCAGTTTTTCAAGCGTTAGTTTCACCAGGCGGAAAAGTATTAGGTATGAGCCTTGCTCATGGTGGTCACTTAACTCATGGTTCGCATGTAAACTTCTCTGGTAAATCGTACGAAGCATTTCAATATGGTTTAGATCCTGAAACCGGTGATATTGATTACGTAGAAATGGAACGTTTAGCACAAGAGCATAAGCCAGAAATGATCATTGGTGGTTTTTCTGCATTCTCTGGCGTTGTTGATTGGGCGCGTATGCGTAAAATTGCCGATAGCGTTGGCGCTTATTTTATGGTTGATATGGCGCACGTCGCTGGTTTAATTGCGGCAGGGCTATACCCTAACCCAGTACCCCATGCACATGTAGTGACAACAACAACGCATAAAACATTAGCTGGTCCTCGTGGCGGCCTTATTGTTTCTGGTTGTGGCGATGAAGACGTTTATAAAAAGTTAAACTCTGCTGTTTTTCCTGGTGGTCAAGGTGGTCCATTGATGCATGTTATCGCTGCAAAAGCGGTTGCATTTAAAGAAGCATTACAGCCAGAGTTTAAAGTATATCAGCAACAAGTGCTTGATAATGCAAAAGCAATGGTTGAGGTATTACAAGAACGCGGTTATAAAGTTGTATCAAATGGCACAGAAAACCATTTGTTATTACTTGATTTGATCGACAAAGATATCACGGGTAAAGATGCTGACGCTGCGCTTGGTCGTGCACATATTACAGTCAATAAAAACTCTGTACCTAACGATCCACGTTCACCTTTTGTTACATCAGGATTGCGTTTAGGTACACCTGCGATAACGCGTCGTGGATTCGGTATCGAAGAAACGAAAGCATTAACTGGTTGGATATGTGATATCCTTGACGATATCAACAATGAAGCAACCATTGCTGCCGTTCAGGAAAAAGTAAAAGAAGTTTGTGCTCGGTTACCGGTTTACGCATAA
- a CDS encoding amidase, whose product MRIFIFIVFFTCHLLLAVQAKEVQPVQSKIETIHQKFEQGSLSSEQLVKNYLERIKHFDQQGVNLNSVSQINSHAIERAKALDKAYEKQGLTGPLHGIPILLKDNIDTTDNMSNSAGSLALANNFPKNNAHLVDQLIKAGAIILGKTNLSEWANFRSTSSSSGWSSLYGQTKNAHDVTASPCGSSSGSGVAIAADFAVLAVGTETDGSVTCPSAINGIVGIKPTLGTISRSGIIPIAHSQDTAGPMAQTVTDAVIMLSVMVDVDNQDPKPVASKIDYVKHLKKDGLAGKRIGVVRNLMGYHKQLDETFEQALKDLAAQGATIVDDLTFDNKSDWGGNEFEILLYEFKADLNKYLTNTTNDIPKSLKAIIEFNQKHADKVMPHFAQEIMQMAEAKGNLSENAYLTALSAAKKATQENGIDKLLTQHKVDLLIAPTTGPAWKIDHVNGDHYLGAASSAPAIAGYPHITVPMGFVKHLPVGISFIGGFLQEGKLIEAAYSYEQATQHRRSPKLGK is encoded by the coding sequence ATGCGTATATTCATATTTATCGTCTTTTTTACCTGTCATTTATTGCTCGCAGTACAGGCAAAAGAAGTGCAACCTGTTCAATCAAAAATCGAGACTATTCATCAGAAATTTGAGCAAGGTTCATTATCAAGTGAGCAGTTGGTCAAAAATTACCTTGAACGAATTAAACACTTCGATCAGCAAGGGGTAAATTTAAACTCAGTTTCGCAAATTAATTCACACGCAATAGAACGTGCTAAAGCATTAGATAAAGCTTACGAAAAACAGGGCTTAACAGGACCGCTACATGGAATTCCTATCTTATTAAAAGACAATATTGATACAACAGATAACATGTCAAATAGCGCGGGTTCTCTTGCCCTTGCCAATAATTTTCCTAAAAACAATGCGCATCTAGTCGATCAGTTAATAAAGGCAGGTGCCATTATTCTCGGTAAAACGAATTTGAGTGAATGGGCAAACTTTCGATCTACGTCTTCATCTAGTGGTTGGAGTAGCCTGTATGGTCAAACAAAAAATGCACATGACGTAACAGCAAGTCCATGCGGTTCGAGCTCAGGCTCAGGCGTTGCAATTGCCGCTGACTTTGCTGTTTTAGCCGTAGGCACTGAAACAGACGGCTCAGTTACCTGCCCTTCTGCAATCAATGGTATTGTTGGTATAAAACCTACATTAGGTACGATCAGCCGTAGCGGCATCATTCCTATTGCTCACAGCCAAGATACTGCAGGCCCTATGGCACAAACGGTAACAGATGCCGTTATTATGCTTAGTGTTATGGTTGACGTTGATAATCAAGATCCTAAACCAGTTGCGTCTAAAATAGACTATGTTAAACACCTTAAAAAAGATGGGCTTGCAGGAAAGCGTATCGGTGTAGTTAGAAACCTAATGGGCTACCATAAGCAGCTAGACGAAACCTTTGAACAAGCGCTAAAGGATTTAGCAGCACAGGGAGCTACCATCGTTGATGATCTCACATTTGACAACAAGAGTGACTGGGGTGGCAATGAGTTTGAGATTTTACTTTATGAGTTTAAAGCGGATTTAAATAAGTATTTAACTAACACTACCAATGACATACCTAAATCACTGAAAGCAATTATTGAATTTAATCAAAAACACGCGGATAAAGTCATGCCTCACTTTGCGCAGGAAATTATGCAGATGGCCGAAGCAAAAGGTAATTTATCTGAAAATGCCTATTTAACAGCGCTGTCAGCAGCAAAAAAAGCGACACAAGAAAACGGCATTGACAAATTACTCACACAGCATAAAGTTGACTTACTTATTGCCCCCACAACAGGCCCTGCATGGAAAATAGACCATGTAAATGGTGATCATTACCTTGGCGCAGCATCAAGTGCTCCGGCAATAGCTGGATACCCTCATATTACTGTTCCTATGGGGTTTGTTAAGCATTTACCTGTTGGTATCTCTTTTATTGGTGGATTTCTTCAAGAAGGTAAACTCATCGAAGCCGCCTATAGCTATGAGCAAGCAACCCAACATAGACGCTCGCCTAAATTAGGTAAGTAA
- a CDS encoding riboflavin synthase, whose translation MFTGIIEAIGTIKQLQVSAQGARIVIDTGALDMADVKLGDSIATNGICLTVIAFDAKSFSADVSTETLSRTGFAHYQVNQRVNLEKAMLPTTRFGGHIVSGHVDAVAKIESINDTGNSTDYWLEMSEEIAPYIAEKGSITIDGVSLTVNALEANKFRLTIVPHTAEQTIMPNYRQGSYVNVEVDVMARYIERLLLKQNSNQTNASGVTESLLRQSGFIKN comes from the coding sequence ATGTTTACTGGAATTATTGAAGCGATAGGCACGATTAAGCAATTACAGGTGAGTGCACAAGGCGCTCGTATTGTAATAGATACTGGTGCATTAGACATGGCTGATGTAAAGCTCGGAGATTCTATTGCCACCAACGGCATTTGCTTAACAGTAATTGCTTTTGACGCGAAAAGCTTTAGCGCTGACGTATCGACTGAAACATTATCACGAACTGGGTTTGCACACTATCAAGTTAATCAACGTGTTAATTTAGAAAAAGCGATGTTACCAACGACACGGTTTGGTGGACACATTGTTTCTGGACATGTTGATGCCGTAGCAAAGATTGAAAGTATCAATGACACTGGTAATAGCACAGATTATTGGCTAGAAATGTCGGAAGAAATTGCCCCCTATATTGCTGAAAAAGGGTCTATTACGATTGATGGTGTAAGTTTAACCGTAAACGCGCTTGAAGCGAACAAATTTAGGTTAACAATTGTTCCTCATACAGCGGAGCAAACTATTATGCCAAACTACCGCCAGGGAAGTTATGTCAATGTTGAAGTTGATGTAATGGCACGTTATATCGAACGCTTGTTGTTAAAACAAAACAGCAATCAAACAAATGCATCTGGCGTGACTGAATCTCTATTGCGTCAAAGTGGTTTTATTAAAAATTAA
- the ribBA gene encoding bifunctional 3,4-dihydroxy-2-butanone-4-phosphate synthase/GTP cyclohydrolase II, with protein sequence MNLNTPQELIDDIKQGKMVILMDDEDRENEGDFIMAAELVTPEAINFMATHGRGLICMPMTIERCKKLNLPLMVSKNDAQFSTNFTVSIEAAEGVTTGISAADRAKTVLAAVSKDANQHSIVQPGHIFPLMAKDGGVLNRAGHTEAGVDLARLAGLEPASVIVEILNEDGTMARRPDLEIIAERHGIKMGTIADLIEYRNANETTIERVSQCKLPTAFGEFDLTVFKDTIDGQAHFALTKGEIEHDKPTLVRVHLENTFRDLLFSQRESVAKWPIGDALKRIGSEGGVLVLLGKHESPDELIAQVQKYAKLDAGEEVKEVQRHIGSRNVGVGSQILANLGVGKMRLLSSQVKYHSLSGFGLEVVEYINE encoded by the coding sequence ATGAACTTAAATACTCCTCAGGAGCTAATTGACGATATTAAACAGGGTAAAATGGTTATCCTTATGGATGATGAAGATCGCGAGAATGAAGGCGATTTCATCATGGCAGCGGAGCTTGTCACACCTGAAGCGATTAATTTTATGGCAACACATGGCCGTGGATTAATTTGCATGCCGATGACAATTGAACGTTGTAAAAAATTAAACCTGCCATTAATGGTTAGTAAAAATGACGCACAATTCTCAACCAATTTTACTGTTTCAATTGAAGCGGCCGAAGGTGTTACGACCGGTATCTCAGCTGCAGATCGTGCAAAAACAGTTTTAGCCGCAGTTTCCAAGGATGCTAATCAACATTCAATTGTTCAACCAGGTCATATCTTTCCATTAATGGCAAAAGATGGTGGTGTGCTTAATAGAGCCGGCCATACCGAAGCTGGCGTAGACCTTGCTCGGTTGGCTGGATTAGAGCCCGCATCTGTGATTGTTGAGATATTAAATGAAGACGGCACCATGGCGCGCCGTCCAGATTTAGAAATTATTGCTGAACGTCATGGTATTAAAATGGGCACAATTGCAGATCTTATTGAATATCGCAATGCTAACGAAACAACAATCGAGCGTGTTTCCCAGTGCAAGTTACCAACAGCGTTCGGTGAATTTGATTTGACAGTGTTTAAAGACACGATAGATGGACAAGCTCATTTCGCTTTAACAAAGGGAGAAATAGAGCATGATAAACCAACGTTAGTGCGAGTTCATTTGGAAAATACCTTTAGAGATTTGTTGTTTAGTCAACGAGAAAGTGTTGCAAAATGGCCAATTGGCGATGCCCTTAAACGTATTGGCAGTGAAGGTGGTGTTTTAGTGTTGCTCGGTAAGCATGAATCGCCGGATGAACTTATTGCCCAAGTACAAAAGTATGCCAAACTTGATGCAGGAGAAGAGGTAAAAGAAGTTCAGCGTCATATCGGTTCGAGAAATGTTGGTGTAGGTTCACAAATTTTAGCTAATTTGGGCGTGGGTAAAATGCGCTTATTGAGCTCGCAAGTTAAGTATCACTCATTGTCGGGTTTTGGCTTAGAGGTTGTTGAATATATTAATGAGTAA
- a CDS encoding ABC transporter permease, with amino-acid sequence MIQFKALLIKELKEAFRDKRALMVALSMGLLMPVFIMVFSKFAINEAVDNPPIYVKVTGAEHAPKLMKSLRDSNILPFSEVPEDKKRQWDEYNVELIIPASFAEDLLEGNPIDLTLRADYSEKSLNAPIRRIKDEVRAHSLNIGYKRLLVRGIDVKLLRPINLQEQDTSAPTSNAVIITLMLGLYLMMGAFVSGQSISVDSSAGERERNVLELLLCQPVETYKIVLAKLICSSLIATISVTLMLSLTTVSVSFVDLTKIGATFSLDFTTFIALLMLLIPLCFLASSLQLFFAFQAKSFKEAQSTVAMLIMVPAMVPLAMMMMDSKPAWVEWTPISAQSILMEDLFKGLPVDWSALIVSTAATVALTAALVVGMSKRLKSEKVIMSLS; translated from the coding sequence ATGATCCAGTTTAAAGCATTACTTATTAAAGAGCTAAAAGAAGCGTTTCGTGATAAACGTGCCCTTATGGTTGCACTCAGCATGGGTTTATTAATGCCTGTTTTTATTATGGTCTTTTCAAAGTTCGCAATTAATGAAGCGGTAGATAACCCACCAATTTACGTAAAAGTTACTGGGGCTGAACATGCACCCAAGTTAATGAAGTCTTTACGCGATAGCAATATTCTGCCTTTCAGCGAAGTCCCAGAAGATAAGAAACGTCAATGGGACGAATATAATGTTGAGTTGATCATTCCTGCGAGCTTTGCTGAAGATCTTCTTGAAGGAAACCCTATCGATTTGACACTACGTGCTGACTATAGTGAAAAGTCATTGAATGCGCCTATCCGTCGGATTAAAGATGAAGTACGCGCACACTCGCTTAATATTGGTTATAAGCGATTATTAGTACGAGGTATCGATGTAAAACTATTACGTCCAATTAATTTACAGGAGCAAGATACGTCAGCGCCAACAAGTAATGCTGTTATTATTACGTTAATGCTTGGTTTATATTTGATGATGGGGGCTTTCGTTTCAGGTCAATCAATATCTGTCGACTCTAGCGCCGGTGAGCGCGAACGAAATGTATTAGAGTTGTTGCTTTGTCAACCTGTTGAAACCTATAAAATTGTATTAGCTAAGTTAATTTGTTCTAGTTTAATTGCAACAATTTCAGTAACGCTTATGTTGAGTTTAACAACCGTATCGGTGAGTTTTGTTGATTTAACGAAAATCGGAGCGACCTTTAGTTTAGACTTTACGACCTTTATCGCATTATTGATGTTATTGATACCACTTTGCTTTTTAGCATCATCATTACAACTATTTTTTGCCTTTCAAGCTAAATCTTTTAAAGAGGCACAATCTACAGTAGCAATGCTAATCATGGTGCCAGCGATGGTACCACTAGCCATGATGATGATGGATAGCAAACCAGCTTGGGTTGAATGGACACCCATATCAGCACAATCAATTTTAATGGAAGATTTGTTTAAAGGATTACCTGTTGATTGGAGTGCGTTGATTGTAAGTACGGCTGCTACAGTAGCGTTAACTGCTGCACTTGTTGTTGGCATGTCAAAGCGCTTGAAGTCAGAGAAAGTTATTATGTCTTTAAGTTAA
- the nrdR gene encoding transcriptional regulator NrdR, whose amino-acid sequence MYCPFCTATETKVIDSRLVADGHQIRRRRECIACLERFTTFEMAELVMPRIIKRDGSREPYHEEKLRSGLMRALEKRPVSVEQTEKAINRLKSKLRATGEREVSSEMLGNLIMEQLKKLDKVAYVRFASVYRSFEDIREFGEEIARLGDDN is encoded by the coding sequence ATGTATTGTCCATTTTGCACGGCGACTGAAACAAAGGTGATCGATTCACGCCTTGTCGCTGACGGACATCAAATTAGGCGTCGCCGTGAATGTATTGCGTGTTTAGAGCGCTTTACTACTTTTGAAATGGCAGAGCTTGTTATGCCGCGTATTATTAAACGTGACGGTTCGAGAGAGCCTTATCATGAAGAAAAGCTTCGTTCTGGTTTAATGCGCGCTTTGGAAAAGCGCCCGGTAAGCGTAGAGCAAACAGAAAAAGCCATTAATCGATTAAAATCCAAATTACGTGCAACAGGCGAACGAGAAGTATCGAGTGAAATGTTAGGTAATTTAATTATGGAACAACTTAAAAAACTCGATAAAGTTGCTTATGTACGCTTTGCCTCGGTATATCGTTCTTTTGAAGACATTCGGGAGTTTGGCGAAGAAATCGCTCGACTAGGTGATGACAATTAA